Genomic DNA from Lactococcus garvieae:
GGTTCTTCTTTCACTGGCTCAGTAGTTTTTTCTTCTTGCTTTTTAGCTGCTGGAGCTGGAGCATCTGACTTTTTCTCTACTTTTGGCGCTGTTTTTTCTTGTTTTACTTCTGGTGTTTCTTTCACTTTTGGCTCAGTCTTCACTTCAGCTTCCGCTTCTGCCTTAGCAGCTTTTTCAGCTTCTTCTTTTGCTTTGATACGTGCCAAAATTGCTGGATCTTCAACGATAGCTTTTCCTGCAAATGTACGAGGTGAATCCTCTTTTTTCTTAGATGCTTTCGCTTTTGGTTGAGCAGCTTTTTCAGGAGCTGAAGTTGGAGCCGACTCGGTTGCATGTGTACCTGATTTTACATTTGCAATAATTTTTTCAGCTTCTGCTTCGGTTACTGAACTTGAGTGAGCTTTGACAGCTAAACCCAATGCTTGTGCTGCTGACACAAGATCAGCATTTTTCAATCCTGTTTCTTTTGCGATTTGATTAATACGTTTTTTATCAGACAATGTTGTCCTCCTTATTTTTAGTTAGTCATAAGGCTCTCCATTTTCTTTGCAAATCCATCATCAGCAATAGCTAACACTTTTCGGTTAGCGCCGATTGCTATTGACAGTTCATTTACTGAGAATACTTGTGATACACTTACCTCATAGTAACTTGATTTATCGGTTATTTTTTTGATCAAATTCTCTGAAGCATCATGAGCGACAAAAACTAAACTTGCTTTACCATTTTGAATGGCCTTAACAACTAATTCTTCTCCTGTGATTACTTTTCCTGCGCGCTTTGCGAGACCGAGTAAGTTTGATACTTGTTTTGTATTATCCATATTAGTCGTAGTCCGGTGCCAAGTCTGCCGAATAAGTAGCCTCTGCTAGTTCGCGGCGAGCAACTTGGTGTTCAACATACTTTATTAATTCGTCATAAAACTCATCCGCGATCTTTGCACTAAAGGTACGATCAAAGACGTGTCTTTTCTTAGCGAGTTGTGCTTCTTCATTAGATAAGGCGATATAAGCACCACGGCCATGGGCCTTACCTGTGGGATCAATCGAAATCTGACCTTCTTTATTGTAAGCAATACGCAAGAGGTCTCGCTTCGCGATTTGTTCCCCAGAAACTACTGACTTTCTCATGGGAGTCTTTCTTTGTTTCATAGGCTTATTCTTCAGTTGTTGCTTCTTCTGATGAGGCAGTTTCAGCAACTTCTTCTATAATTTCATCTACTTCTTCGACTACTGCATCAAGTTCAGCCATTTCCTTTTGGAAATCTTCTTCTGATTTGATATCGATTTTGCAGTTCGTTACATGCGCAGCAAGACGAACGTTTTGTCCGCGTTTACCAATAGCTAATGACAGTTGGTCCTGAGCAACAACAGCAATAGCTGAACCATCCTCACGGATAGCAACTTGCTCGATACGTGCAGGTTTAAGCGCATTAGCAATCAATGTTGCTTTATCTGCATTGTACTCAATAATATCCATTTTTTCACCCGCAAGTTCACGGATAATTCCTTGGATACGTGCACCTTTAGCACCAACCATTGTACCAATAGCATCAACGTTTTCGTCATGGCTTTCCACAATGACTTTAGCACGATCACCAGCATCACGAGCAACAGATTTGATTTCTACTGTTCCATCGTAAACTTCCGGAATTTCCTTTTCAAACATGCGTTTGAGCATGTCTGGTGCTGTACGGCTAATGAAAACCCGTGTACCTTTTGGTGTCAAGAGAACATCTGTAACATAGACTTTCACCTTATCACCGACATGGTAGTTTTCTTGACTGATACGATCTTTTGCTGTCAAAAGAGCATCTACACGACCCAAATTAACGTATACTGCTCGCGCATCAACTTTTTCAACAGTACCCATGATGATTTCATCTTTGTAACGGCTGTACTCATTGTAAATGATTGTGCGTTCTTCTTCACGCATTTTTTGCATAATCACTTGTTTCGCAGCACCAGCAGCTGTACGGGCAAAATCTTTTGGCTTTTCTTCAAACATGATTTTATCGCCAATTTCATAATGTGGGTTAAGTTCTTGAGCATCTTCAAGTGAGATTTCAAGACGACTGTCGAAAACTTCGTCAACTATTTCACGTGTTGAGTAAACATTAAAGTTTCCTTTTTTATCATCGAAAATAACTTTCACATTTTGTGCTTGACCGTATTGACGCTTATAAGCGGCTGTAATAGCTTGCTCAATAGCTTCAATAACAATCTCTTGTTTAATGCCTTTTTCTTCTTCTAACATTGTAAAGGCGTTAAGCATTTCCTTGCTCATTTTGTTTTTTCCTCTTTCTTGAGTTTTTTGGAAAATATTTTATTTTAATTTTAGTTTGAGAGCACGACTCTCACCGCTTATAGGTATTTTTAAAGCTTCACTAAAGTCGTGGCTTTTGATACCTTTTCGGCAGGAATTTCAACTGTTTTCTTGCGGGCCTTATCCATATATTCTATAGTCAAGGTGTTATCTTCAAACTTCAGCAAATCCCCAACAAATTCTTTTTCGCCTTCAATTTTTTGATAAAGTTTTACAAGTACATATTCACCGATGACTTTTTGAAAATGTTCTGGCTTCTTCAATGGTCGCTCAGCACCAGGACTCGCAACTTCAAGCATGTAGCCTTCAGTTGGAAACGGATCTGGTGAAATAGTGTCCAGCAATGGCGAAAGTATTTCACTCAAATCTGCTGTCTCTTGAATAGTAATTCCCTCAGCCTTATCTACCAAGATACGCAAAACCATATCTCCGCCAAGCTTTTCCCACTCAACATCGACAAGTTCAAACTCTTCTGGTAGGTGAGGCAAGATGAATTCTTCTACTGTTTTTACAAGGGTTTCTGACATCTTTTCTCCTTTCAGAAAACAACACAGAAGGAGCGTCCTCTCGAACGCTCCTTTCTATTAGTTTTTTATTTAACATAATTATAGCATATTTTTGCTTAATGTCAAGGGGTATTTCTCTCCTACAAGCAATTATTGAAAAATTATTTCTTTCTTTGTCCACCGTCCTTAAAATTCTTGAAAATCTGGAACTAAAGGTCTATGATAAAAAGAGTGCAATTTATAGGAGATTTATATGAAAATTTATTTTCAATTACTTATTATTTTTGGCTTTTCCTTTGTAGGGGACACCCTCTCAAATAGCTTACAACTTCCTGTTCCTGGAAGTATTCTTGGTATGATTTTTTTGTTTCTTGCCTTACAGTTTAAAGTTCTAAAATTTACTGATGTGGACGAGGTTGGAAGCTTCTTGATAAACAACATGACAATTTTGTTCCTACCAGCTGGAGTTGGAATCATGGCCAAATGGTCTTTGATTTCTGAATATTGGTGGCAAATTTCTCTCATCGTGCTTGTTGCTCTTGCAATTAATGTATTCGTCTTGGGGCATCTGGTGCAATTTATTAAAGTCAAATATGAAGGAGATTATCTTGATCCTGAATTGTTGAAAAATAAAAGGGGGATGCAATAATGAATGAAATTACTTCAAGCCCTCTGTTTGGTGTAACACTGACAATTTTAATTTTTATTATAGGTGTGCGCATCAATGAAAATATACGTAAACCGTGGACGAATCCCTTACTCTTCGCAACCTTAGTTATTATATTAATTTTAGTAGTGGCGAAAATCCCTTACGAAAATTACTATAAAGGGGGAAGTATTCTAAATGATCTTATCGGCCCCTCAACTGTTGCCTTAGGCATACCTTTATACAAAACTTTTCAACTCATGAAACACCATGCACGTTCGATTTTGATAAGTATTGCTGCTGCAGCTTTTATTAATACTGTAATCACTGCGCTTTTATTGAAATTTTTTGGACTTCCAAAATTAGCTGCTCTCTCACTTTTCCCAAAGTCTGTAACAACCGCTATGGCTATTGGTATCACTGAAAAAATGCAGGGCGTAACCACTATAACGGTTGTTGTGGTCGTCGTTACTGGTATTCTAACAAGTGTACTGGGTGTACCTCTTATGAAACTTTTTAGAATTAAAGACCCTGTGGCACAAGGAGTAGTACTTGGTGGGACAGGCCATGCTGTCGGCACAGGAACCGCTATCGAGCTCGGCAAAGTACAAGGTGCCATGGGAGCCTTGGCTATAGGTGTAACTGGTATTATGTATGTCATCTTTGCTCCACTTGTTGCTCATATAATACTCGGTTATTAATTTATGATAAAAAAGAGTCAGATTACTGACTCTTTTTTATTTGCCAATAACATAATGAAACTTACTTGCTTCAGCTTTAGTAAAAGTGCGATAACTCAACTTTCCTAGACCTATGACATTTGACTCTGAAATCAGAATTGACCCATCACTCCTGACTTGCTCTACAAATGCTACGTGTCCATAAGTTCTGTCCGCGCCTGCTTGTCCTGGACTAAAGCTTACAGCTGTACGCGCCCTTGGTTTCATGGTAACTTGGTAACCACTTGCTTTTTGCCAGTCACCACCATTTCCCATAGAAGTTCCAAAATTTACGCCCAATTGTCTAGCTCTATAGTAAGTATACCAGGTACATTGCCCCCATGGATAAGTGCCATTTTGTGAATAGGTACTTAAGTTTGGTAAAGGTTTGATTGCTGTATATCCTTCAGGAACAGTAGCGTTAGAGTCTGCATCATTAGCAGAACCTCCTGTATTTCCACCGCCTGAGCCTCCTGTATTGACTGCTTGATACCAAGCAACTCCCTCATACTTCCAATTACGTGCTACTAAGCTATTTTTCTCATAATTATCTGCCGTCACAAAGTGTGCCCCTAGTCCCGCTGCAGCATTAAACAAACGATAAACAGGTTTTGTACTAGTTCGTGGTGCATAAAAAGCAACACCTTCTGATCTCCAGCCTTTCTGGCTGGTTAACACTTTAACTTCATAACTATCTTTTGTATATATATGCTCTCCTGATCGTGGGTTATATACTCGATTCACCGCTATTGACCCGCTCACTGGTGTGTCATATTCTTTAAAGTTTATTCCTTCCCTCACCCAGTCACTAGACAGAGTTGGAAGGGTATTATACTCATACTTACTTGCTGTATACAAATGTTCTTTTGATACTTTGTTATAGAGCCGATAAACGTTGACTTGTGCTGCTGATGCTGCATGAGCATAACCAGTTCCTGCTAAGATCATAGCTGTAAATACCATGGCAATAATCTTTCGTTTTTTTCTTATATCCATAAATTTATCCTTAATTTAAATTGAAACCCTTTTCTTTACTATTATATTGGTATCATATCATTTTTTCATTAGAATAAAAAGCATCGAAGTTGCCTTCGAGCTTTTCAAATTATTTACGTTTACGTGCAATCAAATGGATTGGAGTTCCTTCAAAGACAAATGCCTTACGGATTTGATTTTCTAAGAAACGCATATAAGAGAAGTGCATAAGTTCTTCTTCATTGACAAAAACAACAAATGTTGGAGGTTTAACCGCAACCTGTGTTGCATAGAAGATTTTCAGACGTTTACCTTTATCGGTTGGTGTTGGATTAATCGCTACAGCATCCATGATGACATCATTCAAAACAGAACTTGAGATACGTAGATTTTGTGAATGATGAATTTCCTTAATCATATCTGGCAACTTATGGAGACGTTGTCCAGTCTTAGCTGAAACGTAGACGATAGGTGCGTAGTCCAAGAATTTGAATTTCCAACGAATATCGTCTTCGAATTTTTTCATTGTATAGTTATCTTTTTCAAGTGTATCCCACTTATTAACCACAAGAAGAATACCTTTACCTGCATCATGAGCAAATCCAGCAATACGCATATCATACTCACGAATACCCTCTTCTGCATTGATAACCATGAGAACAATATCACTTCGGTCAATCGCACGCATCGCACGCATAACAGAATATTTTTCTGTATTCTCATAGATTTTACCAGACTTCCGCATCCCTGCAGTATCAATCATAAGAAATTCTTGACCCTCGGCATCAGTAAAGCTTGTATCAATTGCATCACGGGTTGTACCAGCCACGGGACTAGCAATAACACGATCTTCTCCAAGAATAGCATTAATCAAACTTGATTTACCAACATTCGGACGACCAATCAAGCTAAACTTGATAACATCTGGGTTTTCTTCTTCTGTTTCTATCGGTAGGTTTTCAATGATTGCATCAAGTACATCACCCGTTCCTAAACCATGAACAGCAGAAACTGGGTAAGGTTCTCCTAACCCAAGTGAATAGAAGTCAAAGATTTCCATGCGGCGTTCAGGGTTATCAACCTTGTTCACAACCAAGATTATAGGTTTATCTGTACGATAAAGTATTTGTGCTACGTTCTCGTCGGCGTCAGTAATTCCAGTTTCACCATCCACAACGGCAACAATAACATCAGCTTCTTCCATAGCGATTTCCGCTTGGGCACGAATCTGTGTCATGAAAGGCTCATCTGAAAGTTCAATTCCCCCAGTATCAATGAGTGAGAATTTTTTATTCAACCACTCACCTGTGGCATAAATACGGTCACGTGTTACTCCAGGAATGTCCTCAACAATTGAGATACGTTCCCCAGCAATACGGTTAAAAATAGTCGATTTACCGACGTTTGGTCGGCCGACAATGGCTACTGTAGGTAGTGTCATTTATTTTTTTATCCTTTTCTTATCAGTAATAAGTTCATTTTCCTTATTCATCAACTTCTTCTTTTTAGTAAAAGAGAAAAAGTATGCATTGTAATTATAACATTTTACTGACTATTTTTATAGCTCTGTCTTCCCACTTTAAAAGTGAGTCAGAAAAACCAACTCACTTTTAATTATTTTTTGATATTTTTTAGAGGTATTTCCTTGACACCAAGTAAGTCTAGAGCAAAGTTGAAAAGTGGAATACCCACAATTAAACCCCAGACGCCGAAAAAATGTTCGCCCAAGAATAGAATCACAAAAGTATAAAACATAGGAATTTTTGTTTTATGCGCCATAAGATGCGGGTTAAGCACATACGACTCCAGAGCATGGATAAGAGCCACCGTTAGTAAAACAAAAATAACATCACGTATACCACCAATAGAATATCCAATAATTGATAAGGGAATACAAGATACTAAAACTCCCGCAACAGGAATAAGGCTAAGCAAGAAAATCATTACTCCTAAACTCAAGAGTTCAGGGAAACCCATGAAGCTTAGGGCTAGGATAGTTAATCCTGTATTGACTAAAGCGATAATGAACTGGGTTTCTAATACAACACCAAATCCTGTGAAAAATTTACTCACAAGATAATAAATATCTTCGAAAAACCATGAGAAATCACTCTTAAGAAAGAGACTAGAAAATTTATTGGTCTCATTCCGATCAATGGTGAAAAAGAAACTCATCAAAAAAGCAAAAACGACAATCAATAGTCCTTTCCCAAAACTCGTTAAATAGTTTACTAAGGTTCCCAGACTACTCTGAAGCTTGTCCGCAAGATTATATTCCTTAAAAAGAGTATAAATAGAGTCCATCAAGGCACTCTCACCCTTGCTGTTACTCTGATAAAACTTGCTCACCGCATTCACAAGATGGGTGATTTGGTTGATAAGCACAGGAATATATTCCGTAATACCCAGGTAAACAAGGAAAAGTATAAGCCCATAAAGAATAAAGCCACTCACTTTTCCCGGCAATTTTATTTTTCTTTCAATAAAACTCACAAAGCGGTAAGCCAAGTAACTGAAGACAAAAGTAAGGAGCATCAAAGGCAGTATACTTCTCACAAAATAGAGGACGGCAATTAAAAATGCCAAAACCACCCATCTTCTGAGTTTTTCATTTTTTATAAACTTTTGATACTGTTCCATAATTCCCCATCCTTCAACTTTCCATTTATTAAAAAGTTGTATTTTCACATATTCAAGTTTCTAAATTATATCATGTTTAGCATACAAAAAGATACATCTTAGGATGTATCTTTTGTTACTATTTTTTCTTCCCTTTTTTCATTTTTTTCTGTGCACGTTTCATGGCTTGTTTCATCGCGAATTGGGTAGCTTTTCCTTTGATGCCTCCGCCAAACATAGAGCTCATATCTGGCGTTCCAGAAGAGGCACCGCCTCCCATAAGACCTTGAAGATCCCCTAAAGCAGACATATCTGGTGTCCCCCCAGGCATATTTTTCATATTTGGCATCTTACCGCCAGCTCCGCCCATCATTTGTTGCATCATAGAATTCATATCACCATTCATAATGCCTTGCATCATGTCTTTGGATTGATTGAATTGCTTGATAAACTTATTGACTTCAATGAAGCTGTTACCCGATCCCGCGGCAATACGGCGGCGACGTGCGGGTGAAAGTTCAGCTTCAAGTTGGCGTTCTGCTGGCGTCATTGAAAGAACAATAGCACGCTTACGGGCGATGTCTTTAGGGTCTACCTTTACATTTTCAATACCTGGCATTTGTGACATCCCCGGAATCATCTTCATGATTTCTTCCATTGGGCCCATATTAGTCACTTGATCTAACTGGTCGATGAAATCGCTGTAGTCAAAGCGGTTTTCGGCCATTTTTTCAGCCATTTTCATTGACTGTTCTTCATCAAACTGCGCTTGAGCTTTCTCGATTAGCGTCAGCATATCCCCCATACCAAGGATACGTGAGCTCATACGATCTGGATAAAATGTTTCCAAATCAGTCAGTTTTTCACCAGTACCTGTAAATTTAATCGGTTTGCCTGTGATTTCACGAATAGATAAAGCCGCACCACCACGTGTATCGCCATCAAGTTTAGTGATAATTACACCGCTGATGTCTAACTTTTCATCAAATGTTTTAGCCACTTGAGCTGCAACTTGACCTGTCATAGCATCAACAACCAAAAGAATTTCGGTTGGTTCAGCAAGTGCCTTGATTTCTTGCAATTCGTTCATCAGTTTGTCGTCAATCTCTAAACGACCTGCTGTATCGATCAAAACATAATCTTTACGTTCTTCACGAGCACGAGCTAGACCATTCTTAACGATATTGACTGGCTTTTCCGCAGTTCCTTCATCGTAAACGGGAATATCTAATTGCTCACCAAGCGTTTTTAACTGATCAATGGCTGCTGGACGATACACATCGGCCGCAATCATCATTGGACGAGCATTTTGCTCTTCTTTAAGTTTTTTCGCTAGTTTACCTGCAAAAGTTGTTTTACCAGCCCCTTGAAGACCAACCATCATAATAATAGTTGGGATTTTAGGTGACTTAAGTAATTCTGCTTCGCCACCACCTAAAATCTTAGTCAATTCTTCATTGACAATAGAGATGATTTGTTGAGCAGGGTTAAGTGCCTCTGAAACTTCTGTTCCAATCGCACGCTCGCGAATCGCCTTAATGAACTTCTTCACTACAGGAAGAGCGACGTCGGCTTCAAGAAGAGCCACACGGATTTCTTTTGTAATTTCCGCTACATCTTGTTCTGTAATTTTCTTTTTTCCGCGCAAATTTTTAAAGACATTTTGCAAACGTTCTGTTAAATTTTCAAAAGCCATTTTTTATTCCAGTCCTATTATTTTATTCAGTTAATTTCATTATATCATATTCTACCAAACACCTCTCACTAGTAAAGACAAAGGTGCTTTTTATTTAAATCTCTTACAAACAGGGTTATTATACCATTTTTACTTTAAAAGTTAAATCAGCCCTAAGTCGGAGAATATTTACTGCTGTGCGCTACTTTTAATTAATTTTCTTCCGAAAGTTTCTTAATGTCCTCAGGTCGGCCAATAACAAATAAGGAATCGCCAATCATCAAGCGCGTATCACCAGAAGCAATCTCCACTTTGCCATTGATATGCTTCACGTAGCTGATATTCAAATCATACTGGCTGAAATCAGGTATTTCCGAAATAACACGGTTGTTCATTTTTCTTGAGCATACCTTGACTTCGGCAAACTCAATATTTTCAGCTATGTCTACAACATTACTAATATTTTCAAAAATCAAGCTCTCCGCTATCTTGCGACCCATTTCTACCTCTGGAAGAACAACACGATCTGCCCCGATTTTTTCCAAAAGACGATAGTGATTTTTATCCACCGCTTTAGTGATGACCTGTGGTACACCTGCATCCTTAGCAAGCATTGTTACTAATACGGAAGATTGGATATCTTCCCCGATAGCCACAATAGCCACATCAAAATCTTGTATACCAATCTCATCTAACACGCGCTCATCTTTTGCATCGGCAATAATCGCGTTAGGAACAATGTCCTTAAAGAGATTGACTCGATCTTCACTTTGATCAATAACAAGCAAGTCTGCTTCTGTTTCTGCAATAGTTTTAGCAACCGCAGACCCAAAGCGTCCCAGACCTATAACAACAAATGATTTCATATTAACCTACCATTACCTTTTCTTCTGGATATTTATAGAGTGATTCATGACTATCTTTGGCATTCAGAGAGTAAATTATCGTAAATACCCCAACTCGACCAATAAACATAAGTATTCCTACGATAATTTTTCCGGGAACATTCAAATCGGGGGTAACTCCCATACTCAAACCAACGGTAGATAGCGCAGATACAACTTCAAATAAAAGCTGATCCACACGGAATCTCGGATTAGTTAAAAGTAAAGCAAATGTTGCAATAACCATCATAAAGAAATAGAGAAAAACAGACTCGTAAGCTTGTTTGACTACACTTTGAGGAATTGTTCTGTTTTTAAAACTTGTATGTTTGTCACGCTTAATAATAGACCGAACATTTAGAGCCAAAACACCAATGGTCGTGGTTTTAAGTCCCCCTGCGGTTGAACCAGATGTCCCCCCAATAATCATCAACATAATTGTAAGAAAAATACTGGCTTGACTGAACAAGTGATACTCTTGAATAGAGAAACCAGCTGTTCTCTGAGAAATTGAGAGGAAAAGACTCTGCATGGTAAAAATAAACGGATTATTACTTACACTTTCAAAATCTGAAATCAAAAAGAGCAACATTCCACCAAAAATAAGAAAAGTTGTAGTTGTAAGGGCTAATCTTGTGTGAAGTGATAATTTTCTTTGTTTTTTATAATTAAGCAGGTCCATCATAACGATAAATCCTAAACTACCACAAACAATCATTGAAGCAATAACCATTAGAACATAAGGCGAATGTTCATAAAGCATCAGCGAGTTTCCAAACAAGTCAAAACCAGCATTACAATAAGCTGATATGGCATGGAAGACACTATACCAAATACCTTTAATTAAACCAAACTTAGGTACAAAAGCAAAAGATAGCAAGACACTACCACAAAACTGAATCATGAAGGAAATAATCAAGACATTAATAACAACACGCACACCTGAGCTAATATCAGATAAACTATAAGACTCTTGAATAATCAGACGAGATTTGAGAGACATTTTTTGATTGAGTAGCAAGAAAATACTGACAACCAAGGTCATAAATCCTAACCCCCCAATCTCTATCAAAAGTAGCAATACAACTTGACCAAAGAGAGACCAGTGGGCACTTGTATCAATTACAGTTAACCCGGTCACGCAGGTGGCAGAAACAGCTGTAAACAGTGCATCAATCGGGTGTGTAAACTGTCCTGTTTTTGAAGAAATAGGTAAGCTAAGCAGAGTACCTCCAACAATTACAAGCGTTAAGAATGCAATAAAGATAATCTGTAGAGCTGTTAATTTTTTTAAATTTTTTGGCATGCCTTGCTTAATTAACTCTCCTCTTTTTATTTGTCTGGGGGTAGCTTTCTATTTTCAAAAAAATATAGTAAAAGACGTGCCTTTACTATATGATATTTTCCTAATCCTGCCTGAATTTAACTGACAGAAAACTACTTATTCAGCTTTTTCAGCACTTTTGTTTGCTTTTTTCTTATTACTCTTATAACGACGTGTCAATTCTTGGGGAGCGCGTGCTTCCATTACTACAGGTAAAACAACTGGTTTACGACGTGTTTGATTGTAGAGGAATTTTCCTAGAGCATCACGAATAGCACCTTTTAATTCTGACCAGTCGAAAGTTGATCCTGCAAGATATTTTTCCACAGTTTCATTCACAAGATTACCAGCATCTTTCATCAAATCACGTGATGTTTTGACATAAACAAAACCTCGTGTATGCACACGTGTTTGACTCACAATTTTGCGGTCACTCTTGCTGATTGTAATCACAGCTATGAAGATTCCATCTTCTGATAATACTTTACGGTCACGTAAAACAACTGAACCAATATCTCCGATACCTGAACCATCGATCATCACATTTTCTG
This window encodes:
- a CDS encoding YlxQ-related RNA-binding protein, with translation MDNTKQVSNLLGLAKRAGKVITGEELVVKAIQNGKASLVFVAHDASENLIKKITDKSSYYEVSVSQVFSVNELSIAIGANRKVLAIADDGFAKKMESLMTN
- the rnpM gene encoding RNase P modulator RnpM codes for the protein MKQRKTPMRKSVVSGEQIAKRDLLRIAYNKEGQISIDPTGKAHGRGAYIALSNEEAQLAKKRHVFDRTFSAKIADEFYDELIKYVEHQVARRELAEATYSADLAPDYD
- the nusA gene encoding transcription termination factor NusA; amino-acid sequence: MSKEMLNAFTMLEEEKGIKQEIVIEAIEQAITAAYKRQYGQAQNVKVIFDDKKGNFNVYSTREIVDEVFDSRLEISLEDAQELNPHYEIGDKIMFEEKPKDFARTAAGAAKQVIMQKMREEERTIIYNEYSRYKDEIIMGTVEKVDARAVYVNLGRVDALLTAKDRISQENYHVGDKVKVYVTDVLLTPKGTRVFISRTAPDMLKRMFEKEIPEVYDGTVEIKSVARDAGDRAKVIVESHDENVDAIGTMVGAKGARIQGIIRELAGEKMDIIEYNADKATLIANALKPARIEQVAIREDGSAIAVVAQDQLSLAIGKRGQNVRLAAHVTNCKIDIKSEEDFQKEMAELDAVVEEVDEIIEEVAETASSEEATTEE
- the rimP gene encoding ribosome maturation factor RimP, with protein sequence MSETLVKTVEEFILPHLPEEFELVDVEWEKLGGDMVLRILVDKAEGITIQETADLSEILSPLLDTISPDPFPTEGYMLEVASPGAERPLKKPEHFQKVIGEYVLVKLYQKIEGEKEFVGDLLKFEDNTLTIEYMDKARKKTVEIPAEKVSKATTLVKL
- a CDS encoding CidA/LrgA family protein translates to MKIYFQLLIIFGFSFVGDTLSNSLQLPVPGSILGMIFLFLALQFKVLKFTDVDEVGSFLINNMTILFLPAGVGIMAKWSLISEYWWQISLIVLVALAINVFVLGHLVQFIKVKYEGDYLDPELLKNKRGMQ
- a CDS encoding LrgB family protein, with translation MNEITSSPLFGVTLTILIFIIGVRINENIRKPWTNPLLFATLVIILILVVAKIPYENYYKGGSILNDLIGPSTVALGIPLYKTFQLMKHHARSILISIAAAAFINTVITALLLKFFGLPKLAALSLFPKSVTTAMAIGITEKMQGVTTITVVVVVVTGILTSVLGVPLMKLFRIKDPVAQGVVLGGTGHAVGTGTAIELGKVQGAMGALAIGVTGIMYVIFAPLVAHIILGY
- a CDS encoding CHAP domain-containing protein is translated as MDIRKKRKIIAMVFTAMILAGTGYAHAASAAQVNVYRLYNKVSKEHLYTASKYEYNTLPTLSSDWVREGINFKEYDTPVSGSIAVNRVYNPRSGEHIYTKDSYEVKVLTSQKGWRSEGVAFYAPRTSTKPVYRLFNAAAGLGAHFVTADNYEKNSLVARNWKYEGVAWYQAVNTGGSGGGNTGGSANDADSNATVPEGYTAIKPLPNLSTYSQNGTYPWGQCTWYTYYRARQLGVNFGTSMGNGGDWQKASGYQVTMKPRARTAVSFSPGQAGADRTYGHVAFVEQVRSDGSILISESNVIGLGKLSYRTFTKAEASKFHYVIGK
- the der gene encoding ribosome biogenesis GTPase Der, with protein sequence MTLPTVAIVGRPNVGKSTIFNRIAGERISIVEDIPGVTRDRIYATGEWLNKKFSLIDTGGIELSDEPFMTQIRAQAEIAMEEADVIVAVVDGETGITDADENVAQILYRTDKPIILVVNKVDNPERRMEIFDFYSLGLGEPYPVSAVHGLGTGDVLDAIIENLPIETEEENPDVIKFSLIGRPNVGKSSLINAILGEDRVIASPVAGTTRDAIDTSFTDAEGQEFLMIDTAGMRKSGKIYENTEKYSVMRAMRAIDRSDIVLMVINAEEGIREYDMRIAGFAHDAGKGILLVVNKWDTLEKDNYTMKKFEDDIRWKFKFLDYAPIVYVSAKTGQRLHKLPDMIKEIHHSQNLRISSSVLNDVIMDAVAINPTPTDKGKRLKIFYATQVAVKPPTFVVFVNEEELMHFSYMRFLENQIRKAFVFEGTPIHLIARKRK
- a CDS encoding AI-2E family transporter, producing the protein MEQYQKFIKNEKLRRWVVLAFLIAVLYFVRSILPLMLLTFVFSYLAYRFVSFIERKIKLPGKVSGFILYGLILFLVYLGITEYIPVLINQITHLVNAVSKFYQSNSKGESALMDSIYTLFKEYNLADKLQSSLGTLVNYLTSFGKGLLIVVFAFLMSFFFTIDRNETNKFSSLFLKSDFSWFFEDIYYLVSKFFTGFGVVLETQFIIALVNTGLTILALSFMGFPELLSLGVMIFLLSLIPVAGVLVSCIPLSIIGYSIGGIRDVIFVLLTVALIHALESYVLNPHLMAHKTKIPMFYTFVILFLGEHFFGVWGLIVGIPLFNFALDLLGVKEIPLKNIKK
- the ffh gene encoding signal recognition particle protein; amino-acid sequence: MAFENLTERLQNVFKNLRGKKKITEQDVAEITKEIRVALLEADVALPVVKKFIKAIRERAIGTEVSEALNPAQQIISIVNEELTKILGGGEAELLKSPKIPTIIMMVGLQGAGKTTFAGKLAKKLKEEQNARPMMIAADVYRPAAIDQLKTLGEQLDIPVYDEGTAEKPVNIVKNGLARAREERKDYVLIDTAGRLEIDDKLMNELQEIKALAEPTEILLVVDAMTGQVAAQVAKTFDEKLDISGVIITKLDGDTRGGAALSIREITGKPIKFTGTGEKLTDLETFYPDRMSSRILGMGDMLTLIEKAQAQFDEEQSMKMAEKMAENRFDYSDFIDQLDQVTNMGPMEEIMKMIPGMSQMPGIENVKVDPKDIARKRAIVLSMTPAERQLEAELSPARRRRIAAGSGNSFIEVNKFIKQFNQSKDMMQGIMNGDMNSMMQQMMGGAGGKMPNMKNMPGGTPDMSALGDLQGLMGGGASSGTPDMSSMFGGGIKGKATQFAMKQAMKRAQKKMKKGKKK
- a CDS encoding potassium channel family protein; protein product: MKSFVVIGLGRFGSAVAKTIAETEADLLVIDQSEDRVNLFKDIVPNAIIADAKDERVLDEIGIQDFDVAIVAIGEDIQSSVLVTMLAKDAGVPQVITKAVDKNHYRLLEKIGADRVVLPEVEMGRKIAESLIFENISNVVDIAENIEFAEVKVCSRKMNNRVISEIPDFSQYDLNISYVKHINGKVEIASGDTRLMIGDSLFVIGRPEDIKKLSEEN